One Octopus sinensis unplaced genomic scaffold, ASM634580v1 Contig16006, whole genome shotgun sequence genomic region harbors:
- the LOC118761646 gene encoding kinesin-like protein bimC, protein MSKGVPPTSPDHITDEESPLCKKPVRIQMKCGDINDLGFRLIDRKAELSQSWDDMFDIRITCPAHPPNVASSRYHRLKEETANREVLTEEIYSTIVTPAISKVINGYNFTVFAYGQTGAGKTYTMEDDYNDQTYNEWPVLSRAGIIPRAVGDIYRKLKKCLLTLGRVIYALTIKSPHISYRESKLTRILKDSFGGTTKTAMTVNISPAGSCLEETINSLDSAKRAQNIKNTPEKNPKIEKSQLTQVCDGGL, encoded by the exons ATGTCGAAAGGGGTACCTCCTACCTCCCCTGATCACATTACCGATGAAGAATCTCCATTATGCAAGAAACCCGTCCGGATTCAAATGAAGTGCG GAGACATTAATGATCTCGGTTTTCGTTTAATTGACCGAAAGGCTGAGCTCAGCCAGAGCTGGGACGATATGTTCGACATCCGAATTACGTGTCCAGCACACCCTCCTAATGTGGCATCATCCAGATACCACAGATTGAAGGAAGAGACAGCAAATCGAGAAGTTCTGACC GAAGAGATTTACAGCACAATTGTGACACCAGCTATCTCCAAAGTTATCAACGGCTACAATTTTACTGTCTTTGCATACGGACAAACAGGTGCTGGGAAAACATACACAATGGAGGACGATTATAATGATCAAACTTACAATGAGTGGCCAGTACTTTCACGTGCAGGCATCATTCCTCGTGCCGTTGGCGATATTTATCGAAAATTGAAAAAATG TTTATTGACCTTGGGACGAGTTATTTATGCTTTGACTATCAAATCTCCCCATATTTCTTACCGAGAGAGCAAACTGACAAGAATCCTCAAAGATTCATTTGGAGGGACCACTAAAACAGCAATGACAGTCAACATTTCCCCAGCTGGAAGTTGCCTAGAAGAGACAATCAACTCACTCGATTCTGCCAAAAgagcacaaaatattaaaaatacgcCTGAAAAGAACCCCAAAATAGAAAAAAGCCAGCTTACTCAGGTTTGTGATGGTGGATTGTGA
- the LOC115230638 gene encoding uncharacterized protein LOC115230638: MATIVEFISRKYNIENINELTITKLVEIQHEYLIRQIETKPLHSFLFQCLKDTEVNVNESAGWLVHGNNSARTEGMCCLLQDQNLFFDNGENKCNSAKKIVDHLATRCGRMLNSSYLRRHNEIVKCLHLHLCRQYGIRKTKKLKTHSVQSVVANEVVEIRVDTTITDTAVSNGKPDIFVHDKVRNTITLIEVGITSQNCLKQVEVEKFHKYDLLANELGAIHLAKVKIIPVVLT, encoded by the coding sequence ATGGCCACTATCGTAGAATTCATATCCCGAAAGTACAATATCGAAAATATAAATGAACTGACAATAACGAAATTGGTGGAAATTCAACATGAATATCTAATTAGGCAGATTGAAACTAAGCCattgcattcttttcttttccagtgTTTGAAGGACACTGAAGTTAATGTTAATGAATCTGCAGGGTGGCTAGTTCATGGAAACAACTCTGCAAGAACTGAAGGAATGTGTTGTCTACTACAGGATCAAAATTTGTTTTTTGATAACGGAGAAAATAAATGCAATTCAGCAAAGAAGATCGTTGATCACCTTGCTACCAGATGTGGACGAATGCTGAACAGCTCTTATCTAAGACGGCATAATGAAATTGTCAAATGTCTACATTTGCATTTATGCCGCCAATACGGAATAAGAAAAACGAAGAAATTAAAAACTCACTCAGTTCAATCTGTTGTCGCCAATGAAGTTGTGGAAATTCGAGTGGACACAACTATTACGGATACGGCTGTTTCAAACGGTAAACCAGATATTTTTGTCCATGACAAGGTGAGGAATACAATTACACTCATTGAAGTTGGGATTACCTCACAAAATTGCCTAAAGCAAGTTGAAGTGGAAAAGTTCCACAAATATGACCTTTTGGCAAATGAATTAGGGGCGATTCATCTGGCTAAAGTGAAGATAATCCCTGTTGTACTTACTTGA